In Juglans microcarpa x Juglans regia isolate MS1-56 chromosome 8D, Jm3101_v1.0, whole genome shotgun sequence, the following are encoded in one genomic region:
- the LOC121242585 gene encoding UPF0481 protein At3g47200-like, which yields MAGQSATFEKNQEHGIKKLSEEIKGVIKNLDTLPASSTKHRCIYKVPDHMRKSNEEAYTPRVISIGPFHCDNRKLQTMERFKLRYLKIFTDRAETKLEDIVSTIKGAEESVRECYSETIPLGSDDFVKMILLDASFIIVYFLKSKSKIWTEYDREILKPWLCNRMQMDLILLENQLPFFIIEKIYDTAFLSLSKIHPFIELSFRQFEYYNVQNFLHSESEIFILHFTDLVRNFCMPPPERRPQRSYRNMKEMYSLAQLDEVGLKFKKRQSSNINWSPLELELKYADGVLEIPPFQLDSSTEIYARNLVAFEECHYPEDPYITDYYILLSMLIKTVKDIDVLVREQIIHNWLDGVVATSMINKLSGEKLFYFQMNSDYHGMAEKLNKFYKASETTLHRMMATLKREYFYNPWRGVAAIGLLLTVTQTVCALISVNNWK from the coding sequence atggcaGGACAATCagcaacttttgaaaaaaatcaggAACATGGGATTAAAAAATTGTCCGAGGAAATCAAAGGTGTTATAAAAAACTTAGATACACTCCCAGCATCATCAACTAAACATCGTTGTATCTACAAGGTTCCAGATCACATGCGCAAATCGAACGAAGAAGCTTATACTCCTCGGGTAATATCAATTGGGCCTTTTCATTGTGATAACCGAAAATTGCAAACCATGGAAAGGTTTAAATTGAGATATCTCAAGATTTTCACAGACCGAGCCGAAACAAAGTTGGAAGACATAGTGAGCACTATAAAAGGTGCGGAAGAAAGTGTTCGGGAATGTTATTCGGAGACTATACCACTTGGCAGTGATGATTTTGTGAAAATGATCCTGCTTGATGCCAGCTTCATTATCGTGTATTTCTTGAAAAGCAAGTCGAAAATCTGGACCGAGTATGACCGGGAAATATTAAAGCCGTGGTTGTGCAATAGGATGCAGATGGACTTGATATTACTTGAAAATCAGcttcctttctttattattgagaaaatatatgACACTGCATTTCTATCTCTCTCAAAAATTCACCCCTTCATTGAGCTTAGCTTTAGGCAGTTTGAATATTACAACgttcaaaattttcttcattctgagtcggaaatatttatattgcaCTTCACTGACTTGGTTAGAAACTTTTGCATGCCTCCTCCCGAAAGGCGACCGCAAAGAAGTTATCGAAATATGAAGGAAATGTACAGTTTAGCCCAGCTTGATGAGGTAGGATTGAAGTTTAAGAAGAGACAATCAAGCAATATTAATTGGTCACCTcttgaacttgaactaaaaTATGCAGACGGAGTGCTGGAAATCCCACCCTTTCAGTTAGACAGTAGCACGGAGATTTATGCTCGGAACCTCGTCGCCTTTGAGGAATGTCACTATCCTGAAGATCCATATATTACTGATTACTATATCCTGTTAAGTATGCTTATCAAAACAGTCAAAGATATAGATGTACTTGTACGAGAGCAGATCATCCATAATTGGCTGGATGGCGTCGTGGCTACTTCAATGATCAACAAGCTGTCCGGCGAAAAACTTTTCTATTTCCAAATGAACTCTGATTATCACGGGATGGCTGAAAAGTTGAACAAATTCTATAAAGCCAGCGAGACTACTCTTCATAGAATGATGGCTACCTTGAAACGTGAATATTTTTACAACCCTTGGAGGGGTGTTGCCGCCATAGGGTTGCTGCTCACTGTCACACAAACTGTATGTGCTCTCATCTCGGTGAATAATTGGAAATGA
- the LOC121242584 gene encoding uncharacterized protein LOC121242584, with translation MKQLFTNMDKVFVLSELLLLAEKPSITLNLRKMQIWEEFPETPKEIFKAFRELIFADNNLRSSLTDASTSKLECTYTFYYGSNNQEWIDEFVKKAKIVINDPCIKDMKDVDIELCRIGELIKRKSKEAQDLSDLIKRSGKKVPHDLRHYFVSGSDGRFVLTSMIRNHEKLLLDDSGRTILKVLEEFEQWKNNIVQNKDFEESFIDYYQKISSLIAGGEDIKSI, from the exons GATAAGGTGTTCGTTTTATCGGAACTACTGCTGTTGGCTGAAAAACCCAGCATCACCCTCAACTTACGAAAGATGCAGATTTGGGAGGAATTTCCAGAAACACCCAAGGAAATCTTCAAAGCTTTCAGGGAGCTGATTTTCGCTGACAATAATCTGCGGTCTAGTCTTACCGATGCTTCTACGAGCAAACTG GAATGCACTTACACTTTCTACTATGGAAGCAACAACCAAGAATGGATCGACGAATTTGTTAAGAAAGCAAAGATTGTGATTAATGATCCGTGCATAAAGGACATGAAAGATGTTGACATAGAGTTGTGTCGCATTGgagaattaataaaaagaaaaagtaaggaGGCCCAAGATTTATCAGACTTAATCAAACGTAGTGGAAAGAAAGTCCCACATGACTTGCGACATTACTTCGTGTCTGGGTCTGATGGACGGTTTGTGTTGACCTCAATGATCCGCAACCACGAAAAACTGCTGCTCGATGATAGTGGGAGAACGATCCTGAAGGTCTTGGAAGAGTTTGAGCAGTGGAAGAATAATATTGTGCAAAACAAAGACTTCGAAGAAAGTTTCATCGATTATTATCAGAAGATATCCTCGTTGATCGCTGGCGGAGAAGATATCAAGAGCATATGA